From the Streptomyces nigrescens genome, one window contains:
- a CDS encoding Ku protein, giving the protein MCKVALRSRERLSVLRPRNGILVLHTLHWPEEIRDPGDLSSPAPTTDRELNLAELLMTEMAGVDITELHDDYAQALNLLVDTLAAGGKAAPPREPQPPMDLMAALEESVRDAQRARNGGHM; this is encoded by the coding sequence GTGTGCAAGGTGGCCCTCCGGTCGCGGGAGCGGCTGTCCGTCCTGCGCCCGCGCAACGGAATCTTGGTGCTGCATACCCTGCACTGGCCCGAGGAGATCCGTGACCCCGGCGACCTGTCCAGCCCGGCACCGACCACAGACCGGGAGCTGAACCTCGCCGAACTGCTGATGACCGAGATGGCGGGCGTGGACATCACCGAACTGCACGATGACTACGCCCAGGCGCTGAACCTCCTCGTGGACACCCTCGCCGCCGGCGGGAAGGCAGCACCGCCACGGGAGCCGCAGCCGCCCATGGACCTGATGGCCGCGCTGGAGGAATCCGTGCGCG
- a CDS encoding Ku protein, translating into MARHGLLRPGRTARGHLHSYRGSRARSHLVHAVDGGRVRHRRVCELDGREVGPEETARGWEAPDGRTVVIRDEDLEALPLPTKRVQGGPPVAGAAVRPAPAQRNLGAAYPALARGDP; encoded by the coding sequence CTGGCACGGCACGGTCTCCTTCGGCCTGGTCGCACTGCCCGTGGACATCTACACAGCTACCGAGGATCACGGGCCCGGTCTCATCTCGTGCATGCGGTCGATGGCGGCCGCGTCCGCCATCGGCGGGTGTGCGAGCTGGATGGCCGTGAGGTCGGGCCGGAGGAGACCGCCCGCGGCTGGGAGGCGCCCGACGGCCGCACGGTGGTCATCCGGGACGAGGATCTCGAAGCTCTGCCGCTACCCACGAAGCGTGTGCAAGGTGGCCCTCCGGTCGCGGGAGCGGCTGTCCGTCCTGCGCCCGCGCAACGGAATCTTGGTGCTGCATACCCTGCACTGGCCCGAGGAGATCCGTGA